A region from the uncultured Draconibacterium sp. genome encodes:
- the hydF gene encoding [FeFe] hydrogenase H-cluster maturation GTPase HydF yields the protein MRSPKSFRLHIGIFGRRNAGKSSILNALTQQDVSIVSEVAGTTTDPVEKPMELLPLGPVLFIDTAGIDDVGALGEKRIAKTLAVFDRTDLAIIVSNFSEWGAYEESLVDEFNQREIPFLVVFNKSDLYPENFELITALDGKKIKLTQTSATEQKGIAGLRQLLLKSAPADFINRPSILADLVGPGEAAVLVVPIDKEAPKGRLILPQVQSIRDLLDNDAFCMVVKERELREALSCLNKPPKLVVTDSQAFLKVAADTPADIPLTSFSILFARFQGDLNEMVRGAMAIDQLKTGDKVLIAEACSHHPIGEDIGTVKIPRWLTQYVGGKLQIESTRGHDFPPNLSDYKLIIHCGACMWNRREMLSRIMKAKQVGVPLTNYGLTIAYSLGIFERALQPFPAALEIYKNGIEL from the coding sequence ATGAGATCACCAAAATCGTTTCGTTTACATATTGGAATTTTTGGCCGCAGGAATGCAGGCAAATCAAGCATTTTGAATGCGCTTACCCAGCAAGATGTTTCGATTGTTTCGGAAGTTGCGGGAACCACTACCGATCCGGTTGAGAAACCAATGGAACTGCTTCCGCTTGGACCGGTTCTTTTTATCGACACGGCCGGTATTGATGATGTTGGCGCCCTGGGCGAAAAACGAATTGCCAAAACACTTGCCGTTTTCGATCGCACCGATCTGGCAATCATCGTTTCCAACTTTTCAGAATGGGGCGCATACGAAGAATCGCTGGTGGACGAATTTAACCAGCGTGAAATTCCGTTTCTTGTTGTTTTTAACAAGAGCGATTTATACCCGGAAAATTTTGAACTGATTACCGCGCTTGATGGAAAAAAAATAAAACTTACACAAACTTCGGCAACAGAACAAAAAGGAATTGCCGGGTTGCGCCAATTGCTGTTAAAATCGGCACCGGCAGATTTTATTAACCGCCCCAGCATCCTGGCTGATTTGGTTGGCCCCGGCGAAGCCGCTGTGCTGGTGGTTCCTATCGATAAAGAAGCACCAAAAGGCAGATTGATTTTACCACAAGTACAGAGCATTCGCGACTTGCTGGATAACGATGCCTTTTGTATGGTTGTTAAAGAACGTGAATTACGTGAAGCACTTTCGTGTTTGAACAAACCGCCCAAACTGGTGGTGACAGACTCGCAGGCTTTTTTAAAAGTAGCGGCCGACACGCCTGCTGATATCCCACTAACCTCGTTTTCCATTTTATTTGCACGCTTTCAGGGCGATTTAAACGAGATGGTACGGGGCGCAATGGCTATCGACCAACTAAAAACCGGAGACAAAGTATTGATCGCCGAAGCTTGTTCGCACCACCCTATCGGTGAAGATATTGGCACGGTAAAAATACCTCGCTGGCTGACACAGTATGTTGGCGGCAAACTGCAAATTGAAAGCACGCGTGGCCACGATTTTCCTCCCAACCTGTCGGATTACAAACTGATTATTCATTGTGGTGCCTGCATGTGGAACCGACGCGAAATGCTTAGCCGGATTATGAAAGCCAAACAAGTCGGCGTACCACTTACCAACTACGGACTCACCATTGCCTATTCGCTGGGCATTTTTGAACGGGCACTGCAACCATTCCCGGCCGCATTGGAAATTTACAAAAATGGAATTGAATTATAA
- a CDS encoding SGNH/GDSL hydrolase family protein — protein MNRIVFIFLIVAGLSCTDKESPENMILQNETPENNQEPGNTEIYYLALGDSYTIGESVAQNERFPVQLEEQLKNEGFAIQPVKIIARTGWTTDELANAIKSETLKNAYNVVTLLIGVNNQYRGRSADEYRTQFKELLQTAIALAGYDAKNVIVISIPDYGVTPFGETRNPDQIAKEIDQFNSINQQETQRLNARYVNITGISREAKNDQTLVASDGLHPSAEMYRRWVEKILPEAKAILEKQK, from the coding sequence ATGAACCGGATAGTTTTTATATTTTTAATAGTAGCAGGCCTGTCGTGCACCGATAAAGAGAGCCCTGAAAATATGATTTTACAGAACGAAACACCTGAAAATAACCAGGAACCCGGGAACACCGAAATCTATTACCTGGCGCTGGGCGACTCTTATACCATTGGCGAGAGCGTTGCCCAAAATGAAAGATTCCCGGTACAATTGGAAGAACAATTAAAAAATGAAGGGTTTGCAATTCAACCGGTAAAAATAATAGCACGCACCGGCTGGACTACCGATGAGTTAGCCAATGCCATTAAAAGCGAAACACTCAAAAACGCCTATAACGTGGTTACTTTGCTAATTGGCGTAAACAACCAATACCGTGGAAGAAGCGCTGATGAATACCGCACTCAATTTAAAGAGCTTTTACAAACCGCCATTGCTCTGGCCGGCTACGATGCTAAAAATGTAATTGTAATTTCGATACCGGATTATGGTGTTACTCCCTTTGGAGAAACGCGCAATCCCGATCAGATTGCCAAAGAAATTGACCAGTTTAATTCCATTAACCAGCAAGAAACTCAAAGGCTTAATGCACGGTATGTAAATATTACCGGCATATCGCGCGAAGCAAAAAACGACCAAACTTTAGTGGCATCCGATGGACTGCACCCCTCAGCAGAAATGTACCGGCGTTGGGTTGAAAAAATACTTCCTGAAGCCAAAGCAATACTCGAAAAACAAAAATAA
- the kynU gene encoding kynureninase: MITNPDKNDVERLDNEDPLKAFRKRFFIDSEQTIYLDGNSLGRLPLATKSLLSEVVEKQWGTDLIESWNKNWYHKPAVLGDKIATIIGASPGEVIVSDSTSINLYKLAFAALKHQKGKTTVVSDELNFPTDLYILQGLVNEFGPEYSLDLARSNNGISINTDELKSKITKNTALVVLSLVAFKSAFMYNLKEISDYVHRMGALVLWDLSHAAGAVEIELNESYADMAVGCTYKYLNGGPGSPAFLYLRSDLQEQFLSPVQGWFGDARPFDFDLNYQPAKGICRFLTGTPPVLNLMAIETGLDLLIEAGIKNIHKKSIGLSGFFLSLVKSKLKAYGFQLGSPIGASCRGSHITLKHPEAYRICQALIHPKTTSLKIIPDFRDPDNIRFGFTPLYTTYSELWETVQRLQEIVEKKEYRQYTSQRLTVT, encoded by the coding sequence ATGATAACAAACCCGGATAAAAACGACGTTGAAAGATTAGACAACGAAGACCCATTAAAAGCATTCAGAAAACGCTTTTTTATTGATTCCGAACAAACCATATATCTTGACGGGAACTCGCTCGGGCGCCTTCCGTTAGCAACCAAAAGCTTACTTTCTGAAGTAGTTGAAAAACAGTGGGGAACAGATTTAATTGAGAGCTGGAATAAAAACTGGTACCATAAGCCGGCTGTTTTGGGGGATAAAATTGCAACAATAATTGGAGCCTCGCCGGGCGAAGTTATTGTCTCCGACAGCACATCAATTAATTTATACAAGCTGGCATTTGCTGCATTAAAACACCAAAAAGGAAAAACTACTGTTGTTAGCGACGAGCTTAATTTTCCTACCGACCTTTATATTTTGCAGGGTCTGGTTAATGAATTTGGCCCGGAATACAGCCTGGATCTTGCCCGTTCAAACAACGGCATATCAATTAACACGGACGAGCTTAAGTCTAAAATCACAAAAAACACGGCATTGGTAGTGCTTTCACTGGTTGCTTTTAAAAGTGCCTTTATGTACAACCTAAAAGAAATAAGCGATTATGTCCACCGGATGGGAGCGTTGGTATTATGGGACCTCAGTCATGCTGCAGGAGCGGTAGAAATTGAACTTAATGAGAGTTATGCCGATATGGCCGTTGGCTGCACATACAAATACCTAAACGGCGGTCCGGGCTCACCGGCTTTCTTATACCTTCGTTCAGACCTGCAGGAACAATTCCTGTCGCCGGTGCAAGGCTGGTTTGGCGATGCCCGGCCTTTTGATTTCGACCTGAACTACCAGCCGGCAAAAGGTATTTGCAGGTTTTTAACCGGTACTCCTCCGGTATTAAACTTAATGGCTATTGAAACCGGTCTGGATCTACTTATTGAAGCGGGGATAAAAAACATTCACAAAAAAAGTATCGGTCTGTCCGGTTTTTTTCTTTCGCTGGTTAAATCAAAACTTAAAGCTTATGGCTTTCAACTCGGATCTCCAATCGGGGCTTCCTGCCGCGGATCGCATATTACATTAAAACACCCCGAGGCCTACCGGATTTGTCAGGCCTTAATTCATCCCAAAACCACATCGCTCAAAATTATTCCCGATTTTCGTGATCCGGATAATATCCGTTTTGGATTTACGCCACTATACACCACCTATTCTGAATTATGGGAAACAGTGCAACGACTGCAGGAGATTGTGGAAAAAAAGGAGTATCGCCAATATACGAGCCAGCGACTAACGGTAACCTGA
- the rpsO gene encoding 30S ribosomal protein S15 — protein MYLSGEKKQELFAQHGKSAQDTGSAEGQIALFTFRINHLTEHLKQNKKDHSTRRALIKLVGKRRSLLDYLKRKDIERYRAILKELNLRK, from the coding sequence ATGTATTTATCAGGAGAAAAAAAACAAGAGTTATTTGCACAACATGGCAAATCAGCTCAAGACACAGGTAGTGCAGAAGGTCAGATTGCATTGTTCACATTCAGAATTAACCATTTGACTGAACACCTGAAACAAAACAAAAAAGACCACAGCACTCGTCGTGCATTGATTAAATTAGTTGGTAAGCGTCGTAGCTTACTCGATTACTTAAAAAGAAAAGATATCGAACGCTACCGTGCGATATTGAAAGAATTGAACTTACGTAAGTAA
- a CDS encoding polyribonucleotide nucleotidyltransferase has protein sequence MVNATVKTIELADGRTITIETGKLAKQADGSVVVRMGDTMLLATVVSAKEAKEDVDFMPVSVDYREKFAAAGRFPGGFLKREARPSDDEILVARLVDRALRPLFPDDYHAETAVMISLISAGKDEMPDCLAGLAASAAISVSDIPFETPISEVRVARVNDEFVINPTYSQLAEADLDIMVGASFDNIMMVEGEMDEVSEEDMLAAIKVAHEEIKKHCKVQEELAAELGVVKREYCHENNNEELREKVKAETYDACYEVAKKQLTNKAERMDSFMVIRDEFIEKYTEENAGNEEIDLDQHIGLIKRYYHDVEKEAMRRMILDESIRLDGRATNEIRPIWGEVDYLPGAHGSAIFTRGETQSLTSVTLGTKMDEKIVDQVTVQGKEKFLLHYNFPPFCVGDPKTPRGTSRREIGHGNLAFRALKRMIPQDTPYVIRIVSDILESNGSSSMATVCAGTMGMMDTGLKIKKPVSGIAMGLITDKGASKYAVLSDILGDEDHLGDMDFKVTGTADGITATQMDIKVDGLPYEVLAEALQQAKEGRLHILGEMMKVIPEPREDYKPNVPRIETLSIPKDMIGAVIGPGGKVIQAIQEETETVIVIEEIDDAGVVQISGAGLEPIEAAKAKIKAITALPEVGEVYQGKVKSVVSFGAFIEIIPGKEGLLHVSEMAWERVENAEDFAKEGEIVEVKLIGVDEKTGKLKLSRKVLLPKPEGYVERPPRENRGRRDDRRGGDRRGGDRRDFRGGDRRRDDRRRDDRRGGDNRDFRPRRDENNDAPKSEE, from the coding sequence ATGGTAAACGCTACAGTTAAAACAATCGAACTTGCCGATGGCAGAACGATTACCATTGAAACCGGCAAACTGGCAAAACAAGCCGATGGTTCGGTAGTGGTCCGAATGGGTGACACCATGTTGCTGGCTACAGTAGTTTCAGCAAAAGAAGCAAAAGAAGATGTAGATTTTATGCCGGTATCGGTTGATTACCGCGAAAAATTCGCCGCTGCAGGACGCTTTCCGGGTGGTTTCCTGAAAAGAGAAGCCCGTCCGAGCGACGATGAAATTTTGGTTGCACGCCTTGTTGACCGTGCCCTCCGTCCGCTTTTCCCGGATGATTACCACGCCGAAACAGCCGTGATGATCTCTCTTATCTCAGCAGGAAAAGATGAAATGCCGGATTGTTTGGCCGGATTGGCAGCATCAGCAGCCATTTCTGTTTCCGACATTCCGTTTGAAACACCAATTTCAGAAGTGCGTGTAGCACGTGTGAATGACGAATTTGTGATCAACCCAACTTACTCGCAGTTGGCTGAAGCCGACCTTGACATTATGGTTGGCGCCTCGTTCGACAACATTATGATGGTGGAAGGCGAAATGGATGAGGTATCGGAAGAAGATATGCTCGCTGCTATTAAAGTTGCCCACGAAGAAATTAAAAAGCACTGTAAAGTTCAGGAAGAACTGGCTGCAGAACTGGGTGTGGTTAAACGTGAATACTGCCACGAAAACAACAACGAAGAGCTGCGCGAAAAAGTAAAAGCTGAAACCTACGACGCTTGTTATGAAGTTGCTAAAAAGCAATTAACAAACAAAGCCGAGCGTATGGATTCGTTTATGGTGATTCGCGACGAGTTTATTGAGAAATATACGGAAGAAAATGCCGGAAACGAAGAAATTGACTTAGACCAGCACATTGGTTTAATTAAAAGATACTACCACGACGTTGAAAAAGAAGCCATGCGCCGTATGATTCTCGACGAATCAATTCGTTTAGACGGCCGTGCTACCAACGAAATCCGCCCAATTTGGGGAGAGGTTGATTACCTGCCCGGAGCACACGGATCTGCAATTTTTACCCGTGGCGAAACCCAGTCATTAACTTCGGTTACCCTGGGTACCAAAATGGACGAAAAAATTGTTGACCAGGTAACGGTTCAGGGAAAAGAAAAATTCCTGTTACACTATAACTTCCCTCCATTCTGTGTGGGCGATCCAAAAACCCCTCGCGGAACAAGCCGTCGCGAAATTGGTCACGGAAACCTGGCTTTCCGCGCACTAAAACGCATGATTCCGCAAGATACTCCTTATGTTATTCGTATTGTTTCTGATATTCTGGAATCGAATGGTTCGTCGTCGATGGCAACCGTTTGCGCCGGAACAATGGGAATGATGGACACCGGGTTAAAAATTAAAAAACCGGTATCGGGTATTGCAATGGGCTTAATCACCGATAAAGGTGCTTCAAAATACGCCGTACTTTCTGATATTTTAGGCGATGAAGACCACCTGGGCGATATGGACTTTAAAGTAACCGGTACTGCCGATGGTATTACCGCTACCCAAATGGATATTAAAGTTGACGGACTGCCATACGAAGTGCTTGCAGAAGCATTGCAACAGGCAAAAGAAGGCCGTTTGCATATTTTAGGCGAAATGATGAAAGTGATTCCTGAGCCACGCGAAGACTATAAACCAAACGTTCCGCGTATTGAAACCTTAAGTATCCCGAAAGATATGATTGGTGCAGTAATCGGACCTGGAGGAAAAGTAATTCAGGCGATTCAGGAAGAAACAGAAACCGTTATTGTTATTGAAGAAATTGATGATGCGGGTGTTGTTCAGATTTCAGGAGCCGGACTGGAGCCAATTGAAGCGGCAAAAGCTAAAATTAAGGCAATCACCGCACTTCCTGAAGTAGGCGAAGTATACCAGGGTAAAGTAAAATCGGTAGTTTCTTTCGGAGCTTTTATCGAAATTATTCCTGGAAAAGAAGGACTGTTGCACGTATCGGAAATGGCCTGGGAGCGCGTTGAAAACGCAGAAGACTTTGCAAAAGAAGGCGAAATTGTTGAAGTGAAACTTATCGGTGTTGACGAAAAAACCGGTAAACTGAAACTTTCGCGCAAAGTGTTGTTGCCAAAACCTGAAGGTTATGTAGAGCGCCCACCAAGAGAAAATCGTGGCCGTCGTGATGACCGCAGAGGTGGTGATCGCCGTGGAGGAGACCGCAGAGACTTCAGAGGTGGTGATCGCCGTCGTGATGATCGCAGAAGAGACGACCGAAGAGGTGGTGATAATCGCGATTTCCGTCCACGACGTGACGAAAATAACGACGCACCAAAATCAGAAGAATAA
- a CDS encoding SoxR reducing system RseC family protein, which translates to MGNWSEELHNKIDEQLKDAREKDLRFFRIDEFKRNIARIDDFSNSCPVCKKAQIDVTETVNTIDKAVNHLGKRRRDYDRLITRLSKHMQKEHGFYAPYYFTYLISFFGIVGGSLLGYGLMQLNAEIKLELFLVGFALGLLPTYVWGHLKDKKIRKEKRLM; encoded by the coding sequence ATGGGTAACTGGTCAGAAGAACTTCACAATAAAATAGATGAACAATTAAAAGATGCACGTGAAAAAGACCTTCGCTTTTTCCGTATCGACGAGTTTAAACGCAACATCGCGCGTATCGATGATTTTTCAAATTCATGCCCGGTATGTAAAAAAGCCCAAATTGATGTTACAGAAACTGTAAACACCATCGACAAGGCCGTAAACCACCTTGGCAAACGGCGCCGCGACTACGACCGGCTGATTACCCGCCTGTCAAAACACATGCAAAAAGAGCACGGTTTTTACGCACCTTATTATTTCACCTACCTCATCTCGTTTTTTGGCATTGTTGGCGGATCGCTACTGGGTTACGGACTAATGCAGTTAAATGCCGAAATTAAACTCGAGCTTTTCCTGGTTGGTTTTGCCCTTGGCCTGCTGCCCACCTATGTTTGGGGCCACCTAAAAGACAAAAAAATCAGGAAAGAAAAAAGGCTGATGTAG
- a CDS encoding prolyl oligopeptidase family serine peptidase has translation MKNTVLLVLATMVLFACTQKQTKLEYPVTKKGAVSDSYFGVEVADPYRWLEDDHSEETAEWVKAQNKVTFGYLSQVPYREELKERLSALWNYEKIGAPFKEGDWTYFYKNNGLQNQYVVYRFKTGEDPTSAEVFLDPNTFAEDGTTSLSTLSFSDNGKIAAYAISEGGSDWRKVIVMDTDSKTQMGDTLVDVKFSGISWKGNDGFFYSSYDKPEGSELSAKTDQHKLYYHQLGTSQKDDQLIFGGTPAEKHRYVMGYVTDDNRYLVITASVSTSGNKLFIKDLEQPNSKLITILADDSSDTQVIDNVGTKLYLLTNLNAPNQKIVTTDVNQSTPENWVDFIPETENVLSPSTGCGYFFAEYMIDAVSKVFQYDYDGNLIREVELPGVGTVSGFGAKKKDTEIYYTFTNYTTPGSIYQYNFETGESELYRKPDIDFNPADFESKQVFYTSKDGTKVPMIITYKKGIELNGQNPTILYGYGGFNVSLTPSFAVSNAVWLEQGGVYAVANLRGGGEYGKKWHIAGTKLQKQNVFDDFIAAAEFLIAENYTSSDYLAIRGGSNGGLLVGAVMTQRPDLMKVALPAVGVLDMLRYHTFTAGAGWAYDYGTAEDNREMFDYLKGYSPVHNVKPGVAYPATMVTTGDHDDRVVPAHSFKFAAELQDKQAGNNPVLIRIETDAGHGAGTPVSKTIEQYADLFGFTLWNMGIQSLNEN, from the coding sequence ATGAAGAACACTGTATTACTTGTACTGGCAACAATGGTTTTGTTTGCCTGTACCCAAAAACAAACAAAATTGGAATATCCGGTAACTAAAAAAGGAGCTGTAAGCGACAGCTATTTTGGTGTTGAAGTGGCCGACCCTTACCGTTGGCTGGAAGACGACCACTCGGAAGAAACTGCCGAATGGGTTAAAGCACAAAACAAAGTAACTTTTGGCTACCTGAGCCAGGTACCATACCGCGAAGAGCTCAAAGAAAGACTTTCGGCATTGTGGAATTATGAAAAAATTGGAGCACCTTTTAAAGAGGGCGACTGGACCTATTTTTATAAAAACAACGGGCTACAAAACCAATACGTGGTTTACCGTTTTAAAACCGGTGAAGACCCGACAAGCGCCGAAGTTTTTCTCGATCCGAATACCTTTGCCGAAGACGGAACAACCTCGCTGAGCACCCTTAGCTTTTCCGACAACGGAAAAATTGCTGCTTATGCCATATCGGAAGGGGGCAGCGACTGGCGCAAGGTGATTGTTATGGATACCGACAGCAAAACACAAATGGGCGATACCCTGGTTGATGTAAAATTCAGTGGTATTTCGTGGAAAGGCAACGATGGCTTTTTCTATTCGAGCTACGACAAACCCGAAGGCAGCGAACTTTCGGCAAAAACCGATCAGCACAAACTGTATTACCACCAACTGGGAACCAGCCAAAAAGACGACCAGTTAATATTTGGTGGCACTCCCGCAGAAAAACACCGTTACGTAATGGGATACGTAACCGACGATAACCGCTACCTGGTTATTACGGCCAGTGTTTCAACCTCGGGAAACAAGCTGTTTATAAAAGACCTGGAACAGCCCAACAGTAAACTTATTACCATTTTGGCCGACGATAGCAGCGACACTCAGGTAATTGATAACGTTGGCACCAAACTGTACCTGCTCACCAACTTAAATGCACCCAACCAAAAAATTGTAACCACCGATGTAAATCAGTCTACCCCTGAAAATTGGGTGGATTTTATTCCTGAAACAGAAAATGTGCTCAGCCCGTCAACCGGTTGTGGTTACTTTTTTGCCGAGTATATGATTGATGCCGTTTCAAAAGTGTTTCAGTACGACTATGATGGCAACCTAATTCGCGAAGTAGAATTGCCCGGAGTTGGAACCGTTTCGGGCTTTGGCGCCAAAAAGAAAGATACCGAAATTTACTACACGTTTACCAACTATACCACTCCCGGAAGTATTTACCAGTACAATTTTGAAACCGGCGAATCGGAATTATACCGCAAACCGGATATCGATTTTAACCCGGCAGATTTTGAAAGCAAACAGGTATTTTACACCTCGAAAGACGGCACAAAAGTACCAATGATTATTACCTACAAAAAAGGTATAGAACTAAATGGCCAAAACCCCACAATCCTTTACGGTTACGGAGGCTTTAATGTGAGTTTAACACCCAGTTTTGCGGTTAGCAATGCGGTGTGGCTCGAGCAGGGCGGCGTGTATGCTGTGGCCAACCTGCGTGGTGGCGGCGAGTACGGCAAAAAGTGGCACATTGCCGGTACCAAACTGCAAAAGCAAAATGTTTTCGACGACTTTATTGCCGCAGCCGAATTCCTGATTGCAGAAAATTACACCTCAAGCGATTACCTGGCTATACGTGGCGGATCAAACGGAGGTCTGCTGGTTGGTGCAGTAATGACCCAACGCCCCGATTTGATGAAAGTGGCGCTTCCGGCAGTGGGAGTGCTCGATATGTTGCGTTACCACACCTTTACAGCCGGTGCAGGCTGGGCCTACGATTACGGCACGGCAGAAGACAACCGCGAAATGTTTGACTACCTGAAAGGCTACTCGCCAGTGCACAACGTAAAACCAGGTGTGGCTTACCCCGCAACCATGGTAACTACCGGCGACCACGACGATCGTGTGGTGCCGGCACACAGTTTTAAATTTGCTGCCGAATTGCAAGACAAACAGGCTGGAAATAATCCTGTGCTTATCCGTATTGAAACCGATGCAGGCCACGGTGCCGGCACTCCGGTAAGCAAAACCATTGAGCAGTACGCCGATTTGTTTGGCTTTACACTTTGGAACATGGGCATCCAATCGCTTAATGAAAATTAA
- a CDS encoding deoxynucleoside kinase: MQFLVIEGNIGAGKTTLSKMIADDFNAKLVLEQFADNPFLPKFYKDQERYSFPLELSFLADRYTQIKKEVLNLDLFHAFMVADYYFAKTAIFAENTLKKDEYHLFRQIFNIIFESMPKPDLYVYLHSDVNRLMKNIKMRGRDYEQNMNPEYLEKIRNGYFNFFKQISSFPILIIDINGIDFVKNPDHYQQLKSAIFNSDYKLGINRLIL, encoded by the coding sequence ATGCAGTTTCTGGTTATTGAAGGAAATATTGGAGCCGGCAAAACAACGCTTTCAAAAATGATTGCCGACGATTTTAACGCAAAACTGGTGTTAGAGCAGTTTGCCGATAACCCTTTTCTACCCAAATTTTACAAAGACCAGGAACGCTATTCTTTTCCCCTCGAACTATCGTTTCTGGCCGACCGTTACACTCAAATAAAAAAAGAAGTGCTTAACCTCGACCTCTTCCACGCGTTTATGGTAGCCGACTATTATTTTGCCAAAACCGCCATTTTTGCCGAAAACACACTAAAGAAAGACGAATACCACCTGTTCCGGCAAATTTTCAACATCATTTTTGAATCGATGCCCAAACCCGATTTATATGTTTACCTCCACTCGGATGTTAACCGGCTAATGAAAAACATAAAAATGCGCGGCCGCGATTACGAGCAAAATATGAATCCTGAATACCTCGAAAAAATACGAAACGGCTACTTTAACTTTTTTAAACAAATTTCCTCCTTCCCCATTCTGATTATCGACATTAATGGCATCGATTTTGTGAAAAATCCTGACCATTATCAACAATTAAAATCAGCTATTTTTAATAGTGATTATAAATTAGGGATAAACCGTTTGATATTGTGA
- a CDS encoding dipeptidase — protein sequence MEYINKYIEENKDRFLEELFGLIRIPSISSIADHKPDMLKAAEYWKKTLLEAGADKAEIFETAGNPVTYAEKIIDPALPTVLVYGHMDVMPVDPIELWDSPPFEPEIRDGKIWARGADDDKGQGMMHAKAFELMVKTNTLPCNVKFMIEGEEEIGSPNLGQWCEQNKEMLKADIILVSDTSMIAADIPSITTGLRGLAYWQVEVTGPNRDLHSGLFGGAVANPINTLCSMIDQMVDADGKITIPGFYDTVQEVSAEERALLAEAPFDVEAYKKAIAVDELKGEKGFTPGEHTGIRPSFDVCGIWGGYTGEGAKTVLPSKAFAKISSRLVPDQEHEKIAVLFKEHFESIAPKSVKVEVTYLHGGPAYVCPIDIPAYKAAEKAYTDTFGKRPVPVRSGGSIPIISTFEKVLGIKSVLMGFGLESDAIHSPNENYPLAQFYKGIETIPLFYKHYVELMK from the coding sequence ATGGAATACATTAATAAATACATTGAAGAAAACAAAGACCGGTTTCTGGAAGAATTGTTTGGATTAATCCGCATTCCGTCGATTAGTTCGATAGCCGACCACAAACCAGACATGCTTAAAGCAGCCGAGTACTGGAAAAAGACCTTACTGGAAGCAGGTGCCGACAAAGCCGAAATTTTTGAAACTGCCGGAAACCCAGTTACCTATGCTGAAAAAATTATCGATCCTGCCCTGCCAACCGTTTTGGTATACGGACACATGGATGTTATGCCAGTTGATCCCATTGAGTTATGGGACTCGCCACCCTTTGAGCCGGAAATCCGCGATGGAAAAATATGGGCACGTGGTGCCGACGACGATAAAGGCCAGGGAATGATGCATGCTAAAGCTTTCGAGCTGATGGTTAAAACCAATACCCTGCCCTGCAACGTAAAATTTATGATTGAAGGTGAAGAGGAAATCGGATCGCCAAACCTCGGACAGTGGTGCGAACAAAACAAAGAGATGCTGAAAGCGGACATTATTCTCGTGTCTGACACATCAATGATTGCTGCCGACATTCCGTCGATAACCACCGGTTTGCGTGGTTTGGCCTACTGGCAGGTAGAAGTTACCGGCCCCAACCGCGACCTGCACTCGGGCTTGTTTGGCGGGGCTGTTGCCAACCCAATTAACACCCTTTGCTCCATGATTGACCAAATGGTGGATGCAGATGGCAAAATTACCATTCCCGGATTTTACGATACGGTGCAGGAAGTTTCTGCCGAAGAACGTGCCCTGCTGGCCGAAGCCCCTTTTGATGTGGAAGCCTACAAAAAAGCCATTGCCGTTGACGAACTAAAAGGTGAAAAAGGCTTTACGCCAGGCGAACACACCGGTATTCGCCCATCGTTTGATGTATGTGGCATTTGGGGCGGTTACACCGGCGAAGGAGCCAAAACCGTGTTGCCATCAAAGGCTTTTGCAAAAATATCATCGCGTTTGGTTCCCGATCAGGAACATGAAAAAATAGCTGTACTTTTTAAAGAACATTTTGAAAGCATTGCACCCAAATCGGTAAAAGTTGAGGTAACTTATTTACACGGTGGCCCGGCCTATGTTTGCCCCATTGATATTCCGGCCTACAAGGCAGCCGAAAAAGCCTACACCGACACCTTTGGCAAACGCCCGGTGCCGGTTCGCTCAGGAGGTAGTATTCCTATCATCTCTACTTTCGAGAAAGTGCTTGGAATTAAATCGGTATTAATGGGCTTTGGACTGGAGTCTGATGCCATTCACTCGCCCAACGAAAATTACCCATTGGCACAGTTTTACAAAGGAATTGAAACCATTCCGTTGTTTTATAAGCATTACGTGGAACTAATGAAATAA